A window of Polypterus senegalus isolate Bchr_013 unplaced genomic scaffold, ASM1683550v1 scaffold_7820, whole genome shotgun sequence genomic DNA:
ctgtatattcataattATTATTCAAGATCTGAAATCAATTTTAAACAAGTCtcatacacaataaataaaatgcactttCAGACCTCACTCTTTAATAATAAAACCAGCATATCTTGAAAATATATCATTTTGTTATAAAATTCTATCAAAAACCATTTTAATCACTAATGttattgattaaaataaaaaatgtcaatacACCATGGCACCATTCAGTACATGGCAGGAATAGGCCATGGAGAGAGTGGCAGTCCCTCACAGAGCCTACTCACACAGACAATCTCAAGACCAAATTAGAACCCCAGTCTAGCTTAACAAATATATCTTTATGGATGAGGCAAAtagtacccagaggaaaaaatggagaaaaaacagTATAGACAAGAACCAGGTTGGGTATTTAAACCCAGGACAATgaatccatgaagcagcagcttTGCCTACTGCACTACTGTGCAGTCCCAACTTCAGTTCTATAGATATTACATTATTTCAATGCCTCAATTTTTAGTTTAAGGTATCACATAGAGTATTTCTTCAGGAAAATGACAAACACAAACTCTCTATTCCTTTACTCTTTTAAGCAAGTGTTGTCATGACTCCACCTGGCATTGGACCCCTTTTCAAACCAGACCTGGGAGTATTAAAAGCATGCTGGCAAATCCATACTGTCTTTCAGAGTAATCTAAAAAACATTTGATTCCTATTATTCCTACTACACTTTTTGGCAACTTTTAAAAAGTGCCACTAGTACTTAGGTACTCTGTCTGTTTATGATATTTCTAAAACAATCACCTATATTGCCAAATTTACACTTCAGTGCTGTTCTGAAAATATTACAATGACAAGACACATATATAGAGTTTAGACGGAAAGAGAAATGATTAGGTACAAACACTTCTAAATGCAACAGTAATAAAGAATTTGTTACTCACCGCTCATTGATTGAGAAATGCAAGAAGCTGCTGCTTTACAAATGCTGAAAGGGAAAAGTACTCAGTCAAATCTCTTTGACAATTAGCAAAGTTGCTAAACTTTTAACACAATCATTTTGTATAACAAAATATCACAGAGATTTCTTTTCATGCAATGCAGCTAAAAATCAACTTGccacaaaataattataaaaaacacagtaataaTAACATTAACATATTAACTCTAATAAATGGTATGAAAATTAAATTCTGttaataggcattttttttaaatataaaaaataagtttttcaGTATATAGTTTGATGATATCCTTTGCAAATGCCTTAAGTACAGGTGAtagatgtacatatatacagtgtatatgtattGTTAATAGATGAAGGATTTATTCAAGTTTCTCTAAAGAGCCCCTAAGTGATTATtagataagattttttttcaggaATATATTGAAACTCGTAAATCAAATGCTTATTATTGACTTCCATTCACTTACCAGCCCTCAGTGATTTCTTCTCCTGGATTGAAGGTCTTTGTGCCAACATAACATGGACAATTATCTCTGGTAAAGAAAGTCAATAAGTACTGTTATTGATCAAATATAATAATGGTCTATTTCAAGAGTACTGAGTCAGATATTTATCTTTgtaacaaactataaattaactactgtatatactagttCTAATCTCTATGACTTTACTGCCCCTTTGGTgtttatgtaaaaacaaaaatgtttatgtttcaCTAGTATTTTGAGGAATCAACTTACGCAGTGACACAGCTGTCTGTCAGGGAGTTATAATAGTAATTTTCTGAGCAGATGCATCCAGGTGGGAAGAATTCAGTAGCATAGTCGATAACTAGGTTATCTGAAAGTGATCGACAGTCACTCTGGGCAAGACTGCCATTAGATACAAATACAGCATTTGGGTCTGTGCATTGGGAAGCTGCAAGAGAAATGCAACACTATTAATAAActctcaaaaaaataaacaaaattagagTCAATGTTAAAACCTATGTTCAACATAATACATTATGAATTCTAAAGTTAAGTAACAGAGATTCTGCTATACATTACAAGAACTCTTAAagattatttatacagtacataagacacaacaGATGCAGGACTCTTGGCTTGGTCCTTACTCTGTGAATTTTAAAGATACATGGGTTTCAATAaatttatgtaaaaaattaaacctGTATTTTGGGTactaaaaagcaaagaaaaacctTCCAtccttatatattattttattttgaaacatgTGGTGCAACTTGAAATTAACAATATTCCTATTTTGTCTTGTCAGAGCATAGTAATTTAAGAGTAAAGTAGAGTAAAAACTCTAGCATACATTCAGTTGAAGATAATTGATTCCAtcattaacttatttatttttaaaactaatgaAACTTACCACACTCAGGGAATGCTTCGTAGACCTGTGTGTTAATCTCATTTCGCAAGCATTGGTCAGCGTAATGGATAAGGATTGAGCACAGGGTTTTTTCGTCATTGCCTTTATTGTAGACGCTCAGTTTGCAGTTTTCCACATATTGATATGGGTCAACCACAGATTCACAATCCTTAAAAACTGAACTCTTAAGTTTCTGACATTCTTGTTCTGCTGTTATCCATGCTGGATcagctagaaaaataaatgaatatcac
This region includes:
- the LOC120519894 gene encoding mucin-6-like, whose amino-acid sequence is DPAWITAEQECQKLKSSVFKDCESVVDPYQYVENCKLSVYNKGNDEKTLCSILIHYADQCLRNEINTQVYEAFPECASQCTDPNAVFVSNGSLAQSDCRSLSDNLVIDYATEFFPPGCICSENYYYNSLTDSCVTADNCPCYVGTKTFNPGEEITEGCICKAAASCISQSMSVDIAMYGECPENEIFISCMDDKKGKNCEASCGNLEMVGQVCGGTCEPGCVCTFGYVRNNVGSCVPISECPCSFKDDLYFPGESILVDCNTCTCSNGRFTCTDNVCSAICNAYAESQFLTFDKFWEKFPPVQCEIILTQ